One bacterium DNA segment encodes these proteins:
- a CDS encoding IPT/TIG domain-containing protein: MSNKTIFLNPHYFERQAHANPLIAQANAGFAKTGYSNFEVVTNNQCTVEKFASLSGYGVVHFYSHGMAWPNSANIKEVFLMTGEIANAATTTKYFSNIKAGRIPIVVYNAENRYFVSPSFVAHNNSFHDDTTFVYLGFCYSWLGNWQDTLVEVAGAGACVGFDWSVFTSWNAMWAQHLYHDMCDTSEMSPMELSDWRDHAPRIDNTYWDAQDNRWVSIWDQGNSDLVMWNALRITAIDPPEAQSGSTVKVKGMGFGESQGNSVVKFGNITVTVVSWSDTEISVIVPELFVSGNVTVTVGGKSTNNFPFRTAVVRLVLDQDSLFRSINDTVLVHAQVTGTLDTTVYWRVLPYGNTPAPGQVSQITNNYVRVIGGYWFAGLCRVECVARADTTARDTVTVAYSVMHRLKSSVFFWVRLDAAMLYSISCSDITYDPTTVFVVHNWSGEETSPKPVWSGDIMTIKGSWEYGQWPYHDTLYVRAQFNPLGDSLRSLQMINYRYGRDLSYRQWEHRIDVRNVPFNFYSWTETIRVVGYQASGQAVQSHVSSFLDYYLEHDMQENCVYERTATTANWNSTTVTPRFELKLGPVKY, encoded by the coding sequence GTGTCTAACAAGACCATTTTTCTTAATCCGCACTACTTTGAACGCCAAGCCCATGCCAACCCTTTGATTGCGCAGGCAAACGCAGGTTTTGCCAAGACCGGCTATTCAAACTTCGAAGTCGTAACCAATAACCAATGTACGGTCGAGAAGTTTGCCTCACTCTCGGGATACGGAGTCGTCCATTTCTACTCGCATGGAATGGCGTGGCCCAATTCGGCCAATATCAAGGAAGTGTTCCTGATGACCGGAGAAATTGCCAACGCAGCTACGACGACAAAGTACTTCAGTAACATCAAAGCAGGGAGGATTCCGATCGTAGTTTATAATGCAGAAAACAGGTACTTTGTCAGCCCATCGTTTGTCGCACACAACAACTCATTTCACGATGACACCACCTTTGTCTATCTCGGATTCTGCTATAGCTGGTTAGGCAACTGGCAAGACACACTGGTCGAAGTTGCAGGCGCAGGCGCCTGTGTTGGTTTTGATTGGTCTGTCTTTACATCATGGAACGCGATGTGGGCGCAACATCTCTATCACGATATGTGCGACACATCGGAAATGAGCCCGATGGAACTCTCCGATTGGCGAGACCACGCACCCCGCATCGATAATACTTATTGGGACGCACAAGACAACCGCTGGGTGTCAATTTGGGATCAAGGAAACTCCGACCTCGTAATGTGGAACGCGTTGCGAATTACCGCAATTGACCCACCGGAAGCACAATCGGGAAGCACTGTCAAAGTCAAAGGCATGGGATTTGGGGAATCGCAAGGCAATAGCGTGGTCAAGTTCGGCAACATAACGGTGACGGTAGTCTCTTGGAGTGACACTGAGATTTCGGTCATTGTCCCGGAATTGTTCGTATCGGGCAATGTAACTGTAACAGTTGGCGGGAAGTCGACCAATAACTTCCCTTTTAGAACCGCGGTTGTACGTCTTGTGCTGGATCAGGATAGCTTATTTCGCTCTATAAACGACACCGTGCTTGTCCATGCGCAAGTTACCGGTACGCTCGATACGACTGTCTATTGGCGAGTCCTCCCTTACGGCAATACGCCTGCACCCGGACAGGTTTCACAAATCACTAACAACTACGTCCGCGTGATAGGCGGCTATTGGTTTGCAGGTTTGTGCCGTGTCGAATGTGTCGCCCGAGCCGACACTACAGCTCGCGATACTGTGACAGTTGCCTATTCAGTCATGCACAGGCTCAAGAGTTCCGTCTTCTTTTGGGTTCGACTCGATGCTGCGATGTTGTATTCCATCTCTTGCTCGGATATCACTTACGATCCAACAACCGTCTTCGTTGTTCATAATTGGAGTGGGGAGGAAACATCACCCAAACCAGTTTGGAGTGGTGATATCATGACCATAAAGGGATCCTGGGAGTACGGCCAATGGCCATATCATGACACCCTATACGTGAGGGCGCAATTCAACCCGCTCGGAGACTCGTTGCGCAGCCTTCAGATGATCAACTATCGGTACGGACGAGATCTGAGTTACCGCCAGTGGGAGCACCGGATCGATGTTAGAAATGTTCCATTCAACTTCTACTCTTGGACTGAGACAATTAGAGTAGTTGGCTATCAAGCGAGCGGCCAAGCTGTCCAATCACATGTGAGTTCGTTTTTGGATTACTATCTGGAACACGATATGCAGGAAAATTGTGTATACGAACGAACCGCGACGACTGCTAACTGGAATAGCACGACAGTTACGCCGCGCTTTGAATTAAAGTTGGGGCCAGTCAAGTATTAG
- a CDS encoding histidine--tRNA ligase has protein sequence MKYQRIKGTFDILPEESAKWVYLESIVRDAMRRFNYKEIRPPIFEMTELFARGIGEGTDIVSKEMFSFTDMGGRNLTLRPEATASVVRAFVEESLGKKSPLNKVFYIGPMFRQEKPQKGRQRQFHQFGAEAIGSSDPKIDAEIIAISVQILKDCGISQFEVAINSVATPEIRAKHRSELLKFVEPIADKFPSVDREKIERNPLRLFDSKEQLTKSLLTDAPLLSQFYDEAVKRDFELVMATLEKLNVPYSVDPRLVRGLDYYTRTAFEVRSSLLGAQDALSGGGRYDLLIQELGGDATPAVGFAAGMERTLLAMEATGNKGFAEKPLDIFIVAVNPDERTEAANLAGALREAGLSVDLDYLERSQKSQMKEAARQNARFAIFVFSDDLKDRVYTIKNMTTTEQQKLPYEGLLRATLSI, from the coding sequence ATGAAATATCAACGAATTAAAGGCACATTTGACATCCTTCCCGAGGAATCGGCGAAATGGGTGTACCTCGAGTCGATAGTGCGCGACGCCATGCGACGATTCAACTACAAGGAAATCCGTCCGCCGATCTTCGAAATGACCGAGCTATTTGCCCGTGGCATCGGTGAAGGAACAGATATTGTTTCGAAAGAAATGTTCTCATTCACTGACATGGGAGGGCGAAATCTCACCCTGCGCCCGGAAGCTACTGCATCCGTAGTGCGGGCATTTGTGGAAGAATCGCTCGGCAAGAAGTCTCCCTTGAACAAGGTTTTCTATATCGGCCCGATGTTCAGGCAAGAGAAACCACAGAAGGGGCGTCAGCGTCAGTTTCATCAGTTTGGAGCCGAAGCAATCGGCTCAAGCGATCCCAAGATCGACGCGGAGATAATTGCCATTAGTGTTCAGATACTGAAAGACTGCGGCATCAGCCAGTTCGAGGTGGCAATCAATTCGGTGGCGACTCCTGAGATCAGAGCCAAGCACCGGTCGGAGTTGTTGAAGTTTGTTGAGCCAATTGCGGACAAATTTCCGTCGGTGGATCGCGAGAAGATTGAAAGGAATCCGCTTCGACTATTCGATAGTAAAGAACAACTTACGAAGTCCCTGTTAACAGATGCGCCGTTGTTATCCCAGTTTTATGATGAGGCAGTCAAACGCGACTTTGAACTTGTCATGGCGACATTGGAAAAACTGAACGTCCCTTATTCGGTCGATCCGCGACTTGTCCGGGGACTGGACTATTATACTCGTACAGCTTTTGAAGTCCGGTCGAGCCTCCTTGGGGCACAGGATGCCTTATCCGGCGGCGGGCGGTATGACCTGTTAATTCAGGAATTAGGCGGTGACGCTACTCCGGCAGTCGGATTTGCTGCGGGAATGGAACGGACGCTTCTCGCGATGGAAGCAACTGGAAACAAAGGATTCGCGGAGAAGCCGCTTGATATTTTCATTGTCGCTGTGAATCCCGATGAGCGTACGGAGGCCGCAAACCTTGCCGGGGCATTGCGCGAAGCTGGGCTTTCTGTGGATCTGGATTATCTTGAGCGTTCACAGAAATCGCAAATGAAGGAAGCTGCTCGACAAAACGCCCGTTTTGCGATTTTTGTGTTTTCTGACGACCTCAAAGATCGCGTCTACACGATCAAGAACATGACGACGACCGAACAGCAAAAACTGCCATACGAAGGCTTATTGAGGGCGACTCTCTCAATTTAG
- the vanZ gene encoding VanZ family protein: MLFYKLPPILFAGMILLLSSLPNAHAPSFDIRNIDKFYHGLEYFVFGLLMFRAFPETHLSNRKGVYYLLLFLFGLVYAGLDETVQYFVPNRDSSIGDWVADIVGYMVAGLSILIYRFQK; encoded by the coding sequence TTGCTATTCTATAAATTGCCGCCGATTCTCTTCGCCGGTATGATCCTGCTTCTGTCTTCGTTGCCTAACGCGCATGCTCCCTCGTTTGACATTCGAAATATTGACAAGTTCTATCATGGATTGGAGTATTTTGTCTTCGGATTACTGATGTTTCGGGCATTTCCGGAGACACATTTATCGAATCGAAAGGGAGTCTATTATCTGCTCCTCTTCTTGTTCGGATTGGTTTACGCAGGGCTCGACGAGACAGTACAGTATTTCGTTCCAAACCGGGATTCATCCATTGGAGACTGGGTCGCCGATATAGTCGGCTACATGGTAGCTGGACTATCGATACTAATCTACAGGTTTCAGAAGTAG
- the gmd gene encoding GDP-mannose 4,6-dehydratase, which translates to MMRALITGITGQDGSYLAELLLEKGYEVYGMVRRSSTENFERINHIKEKLHLIQADLYDQGSLLDMIEDVRPNEVYNLAAQSFVPTSWTQPVLTGEFDAIGVTKLLEAIRKVDTKIRFYQASSSEMFGKVQQVPQTESTPFYPRSPYGVAKVYGHFITVNYRESYNIHASSGILFNHESPRRGLEFVTRKISDGAVRIKLGLADALYLGNLDAKRDWGFAGDYVVAMWLMLQQEKPENFVISSNENHTVRDFAEIAFSRLDLDYKQYVKIDQRFVRPAEVDILLGDSTQARKKLGWVPKVSFRQLVEMMVDSDLATLKKKHNL; encoded by the coding sequence ATGATGCGCGCATTAATAACCGGTATTACCGGTCAAGACGGATCGTACCTCGCCGAATTGCTCTTGGAAAAGGGCTACGAAGTTTATGGCATGGTACGGCGTTCGTCCACCGAAAATTTTGAGCGAATAAATCATATCAAAGAAAAACTGCACCTGATTCAGGCGGATCTCTACGATCAAGGTTCACTTCTGGACATGATTGAAGACGTCCGACCGAACGAGGTCTATAACTTGGCCGCCCAGTCATTTGTGCCTACCTCGTGGACACAACCGGTATTGACCGGCGAGTTCGACGCTATTGGCGTTACAAAACTGCTCGAAGCCATTCGCAAGGTCGACACGAAGATCAGATTCTATCAGGCGTCATCTTCAGAGATGTTTGGCAAAGTCCAGCAAGTGCCGCAGACCGAAAGTACACCGTTTTACCCGCGATCTCCTTACGGCGTCGCCAAGGTGTACGGGCACTTCATTACGGTAAACTATCGCGAGTCTTACAATATTCATGCGTCTTCAGGCATTTTGTTCAACCACGAATCACCGCGTCGCGGGCTGGAATTTGTTACGCGCAAAATATCCGACGGCGCTGTGCGAATTAAGCTTGGATTGGCGGACGCGCTCTATCTCGGCAATCTTGATGCCAAACGAGATTGGGGATTCGCCGGGGACTATGTTGTTGCCATGTGGCTTATGCTTCAGCAAGAGAAGCCGGAGAACTTCGTGATTTCTTCCAATGAGAATCACACGGTTCGCGATTTCGCTGAAATCGCCTTCTCGCGTCTCGATCTCGACTATAAACAATATGTCAAAATAGACCAGCGCTTCGTGCGTCCGGCGGAAGTTGACATTCTCCTTGGCGATTCGACTCAGGCTCGGAAAAAGTTGGGATGGGTACCGAAGGTCTCATTCCGCCAATTGGTCGAAATGATGGTAGACTCAGACTTGGCGACATTAAAGAAAAAACATAATCTATGA
- a CDS encoding GDP-mannose 4,6-dehydratase, whose product MRAFITGITGFAGSHLAENLLNHNYEVFGTSLMGERRDYVAGIKNAISIATADINDARALKKAVTSAKPQVVFHLAALAAVGRSFTVPVDTMTINLMGTQNLYEILRDSKSVQKIVFVSSADIFGPLPPAKMPIKPDYPLHPVSPYGASKAAADILSYQYFRAYGLPIVRIRAFNHTGPRQGTGYVIPDFCSQITRIESSGRRGTIKVGDTSARRDISDVRDIVNGYRQAAAKGKPGEAYILASGKADSIRHYLKLLTNMSTAEIDIKIAKELLRPVEVPLLVGSIAKSKKELGYNPKYKIEQTLLDTLDFWRKN is encoded by the coding sequence ATGAGAGCATTCATTACCGGCATCACGGGTTTTGCCGGTTCGCACTTAGCCGAAAACTTGCTCAATCACAATTACGAGGTTTTCGGTACGTCGTTAATGGGTGAACGCCGGGACTATGTCGCCGGAATCAAAAACGCCATTTCCATCGCCACCGCTGACATCAATGATGCTCGCGCCCTCAAGAAAGCAGTAACATCCGCGAAGCCGCAAGTGGTGTTTCATCTTGCAGCACTTGCCGCGGTGGGACGATCATTTACGGTTCCTGTCGATACCATGACGATCAATCTAATGGGCACTCAAAACCTATACGAAATATTGAGAGATTCAAAGTCGGTACAGAAAATCGTCTTCGTCTCCTCAGCCGATATTTTCGGTCCCCTGCCGCCGGCCAAAATGCCGATCAAACCAGACTATCCGCTGCACCCGGTATCGCCATACGGCGCCTCTAAGGCGGCTGCTGACATCCTTTCGTACCAATATTTTCGGGCTTACGGGCTCCCAATTGTTCGAATCCGCGCGTTTAACCACACCGGACCGAGGCAAGGGACTGGCTATGTTATTCCGGATTTCTGCTCACAGATCACTCGAATTGAGAGTTCGGGGAGGCGCGGCACTATAAAGGTTGGAGATACATCAGCAAGACGCGATATTAGCGATGTACGCGATATCGTCAACGGCTATCGCCAAGCGGCGGCAAAAGGTAAGCCCGGCGAGGCTTACATCTTGGCAAGCGGAAAGGCTGACAGTATTCGCCACTATTTGAAGCTATTGACTAATATGTCAACTGCCGAAATAGATATCAAGATAGCAAAGGAACTGCTTCGCCCTGTTGAAGTGCCGCTACTCGTCGGCAGCATCGCGAAGTCAAAGAAGGAATTAGGTTACAATCCCAAGTATAAGATCGAGCAAACCTTGCTCGACACGTTGGATTTCTGGAGGAAGAATTGA
- a CDS encoding nucleotide sugar dehydrogenase: MEEELKNQLAQKLKDRTAVIGIIGLGYVGLPLAIEYVHAGYRVVGFEISDRKIKLINSGGSDIGDVPAKEVKKAVTAKKLRATRDFSQMKDCDVCAICVPTPLSKTKDPDVSYILTAVMELKKSLRKEMLVILESTTYPGTTEELILPELEETGLKCGKDFYLAFSPERVDPGNAIYQTKNTPRVVGGHTPRCQQMAKIFYEAAINHVHMVSSTQAAEMVKLLENTFRSVNIGLVNEVALMCDRLKLNVWEIIDAASSKPFGFMPFFPGPGLGGHCIPIDPHYLSWKLKSLNYYSRFIELAGDVNSHMPEYVLDRIARNLNQRKKSINGSKVVVLGVAYKRDIADVRESPALDCINLLQRAGAKVYYNDPFVPEIRFDEHHKIDMKSTKLTAPLIKSADLIVVVTDHSSYDYQWIVDNAAAVFDTRNATKKVKRNRKKIERL, from the coding sequence CTGGAGGAAGAATTGAAGAATCAATTGGCGCAAAAACTGAAGGACCGTACCGCCGTTATCGGCATCATTGGTCTGGGATATGTTGGTCTGCCACTGGCTATCGAGTATGTGCATGCCGGATATCGCGTCGTCGGCTTTGAAATTTCCGATCGCAAAATCAAGCTGATTAACTCTGGCGGCTCCGACATTGGCGATGTACCTGCCAAGGAAGTCAAGAAGGCGGTTACGGCTAAAAAGCTCCGGGCTACTCGTGATTTCTCACAAATGAAAGATTGCGATGTCTGCGCCATCTGCGTGCCGACGCCGCTTTCGAAAACCAAGGACCCGGATGTCTCCTACATCTTAACTGCTGTAATGGAATTGAAGAAGTCTCTCCGCAAGGAAATGCTCGTCATTCTTGAATCCACTACCTACCCGGGAACTACTGAAGAGTTGATCCTTCCCGAGTTGGAAGAAACCGGACTGAAATGCGGCAAGGATTTCTACCTTGCTTTCAGCCCCGAACGTGTAGACCCGGGCAATGCAATCTATCAGACCAAGAATACGCCGCGTGTTGTCGGTGGACACACTCCGCGTTGTCAGCAAATGGCTAAGATCTTCTATGAAGCCGCCATCAACCATGTGCACATGGTTAGCTCGACTCAGGCAGCCGAAATGGTGAAATTGCTCGAAAATACCTTCCGGTCGGTTAATATCGGCCTTGTTAATGAAGTCGCCCTAATGTGCGACCGGCTCAAGTTGAATGTCTGGGAGATCATTGATGCTGCTTCATCGAAGCCCTTTGGTTTCATGCCCTTCTTCCCGGGACCGGGACTCGGCGGCCATTGCATTCCGATTGATCCGCATTACTTGTCGTGGAAGCTCAAGAGCTTGAACTATTACTCACGCTTCATTGAACTTGCCGGCGATGTCAATTCTCACATGCCGGAATACGTGTTGGACCGTATCGCTCGCAATCTCAACCAACGTAAGAAATCAATCAACGGTTCGAAAGTTGTGGTGCTTGGCGTTGCCTATAAACGCGACATCGCTGACGTTCGCGAATCGCCTGCACTTGACTGTATTAATCTGCTGCAGCGCGCAGGCGCAAAGGTTTACTACAATGACCCATTTGTGCCGGAGATTCGTTTCGACGAACACCATAAGATCGACATGAAGTCAACGAAGTTAACGGCTCCGCTAATCAAGTCTGCAGACCTCATCGTAGTAGTCACAGACCATTCCAGCTATGACTACCAATGGATCGTTGACAACGCCGCGGCTGTATTCGACACGCGCAACGCCACCAAGAAGGTAAAACGCAATCGCAAGAAGATCGAACGACTGTAG
- a CDS encoding carbohydrate binding family 9 domain-containing protein produces MRISAPKWLYAIVLLLIGSSTYAQSDFVPNSRPVLNVQRSSGEITIDGELGDAGWSNAVKAENFAENTPRERVKPSVETEVLVTYDDDNFYLAFICYDDPSTVRASMRDRDEIFSDDYVGILLDTYGDAAWAYEIFVNPLGLQGDLRWIPNSDEDMRFDIVFHSRGKITEQGWQVEVAIPFSSLRFPVKSVQEWRATFWRNRPRSDRERSTWAAINRDEPCFPCQFGTLIGFENAKPGSRLEVLPSVIGFQSASLRNPNNPRSALENSDPEAEVSLNLRYLLSSDLTADVTYNPDFSQVESDAAQVDVNNNFALFYPEKRPFFQEGSDLFNSYSNVVYTRSINDPLFAGKLTGRLASRTALGYIVARDEHSPQLLPFEEHTALAEVGRSVSNIVRLKQSVGEDSYIGAIATDRRIDDGGSGSVFGGDFNLRLNKNYRIGAQLLASHTEEPNDISLFGDGSLFDRGRHTAAFDGEKYWGNTAYAGLTREARLWNFELEYRQVSPTFRADNGFIFWNNQREGSFWTGLFFRPKSKTFIEVTPTISVGRIWNYSGPRKDEWVSPELSLLLPAQTSVQLGWLYSRETFQGHFFPGIRHYRMYVESRFSEPLSLGGQIMRIKYIARRLETPVLGHGWELNAFCTLKLFQRLIVRPEYNYEELKNPATDEKIYAGYILRTQLNYQFTREWFLRLIVQYDNFDRVMGIEPLLSYKLNPFTIFYLGSTHSYQNLRETRDMIQNSRQFFFKFQYLLRA; encoded by the coding sequence ATGAGAATTTCGGCTCCAAAATGGCTATATGCCATTGTACTTTTGCTGATTGGCAGCTCAACTTACGCCCAGAGCGATTTTGTGCCGAACAGCAGGCCGGTTCTGAATGTCCAACGAAGCTCAGGCGAAATCACTATTGACGGCGAACTTGGCGATGCCGGATGGAGCAACGCCGTCAAAGCAGAAAATTTCGCAGAGAACACCCCGCGCGAACGAGTAAAACCGTCAGTTGAGACCGAGGTACTCGTTACTTATGACGATGACAACTTCTATTTGGCGTTCATCTGCTACGATGATCCGAGTACAGTACGCGCATCGATGCGGGACCGCGATGAGATTTTTAGCGATGACTATGTTGGTATCCTCCTCGACACTTATGGCGATGCCGCCTGGGCTTATGAGATATTTGTCAATCCACTTGGACTCCAAGGCGATTTGCGTTGGATACCTAATAGCGATGAGGATATGCGATTTGATATCGTCTTCCACTCGCGTGGAAAAATCACCGAGCAAGGATGGCAAGTTGAAGTCGCCATACCTTTCAGCAGTCTGCGTTTCCCGGTAAAATCTGTTCAAGAGTGGCGAGCTACCTTCTGGCGAAATCGGCCGCGATCTGATCGGGAACGCTCGACTTGGGCAGCGATTAATCGTGACGAACCTTGCTTTCCATGCCAATTCGGCACTCTCATCGGATTCGAAAATGCCAAACCGGGTAGTCGACTTGAAGTCTTGCCATCGGTTATCGGATTTCAATCAGCTTCGCTGCGCAATCCCAACAACCCGCGCTCGGCGCTCGAAAACAGTGACCCCGAAGCCGAAGTGTCACTCAATCTACGCTATTTGCTCAGCTCGGACCTGACGGCGGATGTCACCTACAATCCCGATTTCAGCCAAGTAGAGTCCGATGCCGCACAGGTGGATGTGAACAACAATTTCGCCCTATTCTACCCGGAGAAGCGACCCTTCTTTCAGGAAGGATCGGACCTCTTCAACTCGTATTCGAATGTCGTCTATACCCGTTCGATAAACGATCCGCTCTTTGCAGGAAAACTCACTGGCCGCCTCGCCAGTAGAACGGCCTTAGGCTACATCGTTGCACGCGATGAACATTCGCCTCAATTGCTGCCATTTGAAGAGCACACTGCTCTCGCCGAAGTCGGCAGAAGCGTCAGCAATATCGTTCGACTTAAACAAAGCGTAGGCGAAGATTCCTACATCGGTGCAATCGCTACCGATCGCAGAATTGATGATGGCGGTTCGGGTTCGGTTTTTGGCGGAGACTTCAATCTTCGACTTAACAAGAACTACCGCATAGGCGCACAGTTATTGGCAAGCCATACCGAAGAGCCAAACGACATTTCGCTGTTCGGAGATGGATCGTTGTTTGACAGAGGACGACATACCGCCGCCTTCGATGGCGAGAAATACTGGGGAAACACTGCCTATGCTGGATTGACTCGAGAAGCACGACTATGGAATTTTGAACTTGAGTATCGTCAGGTCAGTCCGACGTTCCGCGCCGACAACGGCTTCATCTTCTGGAATAATCAGCGCGAAGGCAGCTTCTGGACTGGTTTGTTTTTCCGACCGAAATCTAAGACCTTCATCGAGGTTACTCCGACTATCTCTGTCGGACGCATCTGGAATTATTCAGGTCCACGCAAAGACGAGTGGGTATCGCCGGAACTGAGTCTGCTACTGCCTGCCCAAACCTCAGTCCAACTCGGCTGGCTATACAGCCGGGAGACGTTCCAAGGTCATTTCTTCCCGGGAATTAGGCACTACCGCATGTATGTTGAGAGTCGCTTCTCTGAGCCGCTGAGTCTTGGCGGACAGATTATGCGAATTAAGTACATTGCCCGTCGGTTGGAGACACCGGTACTGGGCCACGGCTGGGAACTCAATGCATTTTGTACATTGAAGTTGTTTCAACGCCTCATCGTGAGGCCAGAGTATAATTATGAAGAACTGAAGAACCCGGCAACCGATGAGAAGATCTATGCCGGGTACATTCTACGAACTCAGCTCAATTACCAGTTTACGCGTGAGTGGTTCTTGCGATTGATTGTCCAGTACGACAACTTCGACAGGGTCATGGGAATCGAGCCGCTCTTGAGCTACAAATTGAATCCGTTTACAATCTTCTATCTTGGTTCAACGCATTCCTATCAGAATCTGCGCGAGACGCGCGACATGATTCAAAACAGCCGCCAGTTCTTTTTCAAATTCCAGTATTTACTACGTGCGTAA
- a CDS encoding response regulator transcription factor: MVTKQRVLLLEDDPNLGFILQEHLQMQGFDVVLCVNGEEGLDAYRSGQFELCLVDVMMPKLDGFAFARRVRERDENIPLIFLTAKSLKEDKIEGFKIGCDDYLTKPFSMEELMLRITAVLRRSKATNKAAEIPEMFEIGKFTFDHNRQILSKDGVQFKLTPKEADLLRLLCIHKNQTLEREVALREIWGDESYFSGRSMDVFVSKLRKYLREDESIEIMGIHGKGFRLIVN; this comes from the coding sequence ATCGTGACAAAGCAACGAGTGTTATTGTTAGAGGATGATCCGAATCTTGGGTTCATTTTGCAGGAGCATCTGCAAATGCAGGGTTTTGACGTGGTCCTTTGCGTCAACGGTGAGGAAGGTCTAGACGCCTATCGCAGCGGACAGTTTGAACTCTGTTTGGTTGATGTCATGATGCCGAAGCTCGACGGGTTTGCGTTTGCCCGCCGAGTGCGCGAACGCGATGAGAACATTCCATTGATATTCCTAACGGCGAAATCTCTCAAGGAAGACAAGATCGAAGGATTCAAGATTGGCTGTGATGATTACCTGACGAAGCCTTTCAGCATGGAAGAACTAATGCTGAGAATTACGGCGGTGTTGCGGCGATCCAAAGCCACAAACAAGGCTGCAGAAATCCCAGAAATGTTTGAAATCGGCAAATTCACATTTGATCATAATCGTCAGATTCTTTCCAAGGACGGGGTTCAATTCAAGCTTACGCCCAAAGAGGCAGACTTATTGAGATTGTTGTGCATCCACAAGAATCAGACTCTGGAAAGGGAGGTCGCCTTACGAGAGATTTGGGGCGACGAAAGTTATTTTTCCGGGCGCAGTATGGATGTATTTGTTTCCAAGTTGCGGAAGTACCTGCGTGAAGATGAAAGCATCGAAATCATGGGGATTCACGGCAAGGGTTTTCGACTGATCGTGAATTGA